A part of Paenibacillus sp. IHBB 10380 genomic DNA contains:
- a CDS encoding antibiotic biosynthesis monooxygenase family protein — MILEVAILHIKPELTHHFESTFQEASKIISNMKGYINHELQKCLEEDNKYIVLVRWETLEDHVKGFRGSDEYKEWKALLHHFYEPFPIVEHYINIK; from the coding sequence ATGATACTTGAAGTAGCGATATTGCATATTAAACCTGAATTAACTCATCATTTTGAGTCAACATTTCAAGAAGCATCAAAGATTATTTCAAACATGAAGGGCTATATAAACCATGAATTGCAGAAGTGTTTAGAAGAGGATAATAAATACATAGTACTGGTAAGATGGGAAACCCTCGAAGACCATGTAAAGGGATTTAGAGGATCGGATGAGTATAAGGAATGGAAGGCATTATTACATCATTTTTATGAGCCATTTCCGATAGTGGAGCATTATATAAATATAAAATAG
- a CDS encoding zinc dependent phospholipase C family protein, with protein MPLPMVHLNVAVGFIGKLGIKTEKDTFFLGNIAPDSIHMRDGSTREDKNKTHFSPGVDGNYLARLGPLYSSYINQSSDTKWRWFVRGYFMHLLTDYYWFQELHPKFVESNELLNRTPEEIRTLYYKETDQIDFNLYKHKMWSSEVWELLAESRSFSFGELLTSEEVIQWRDRTFLFFNDPSKEPGIIPEYITDKIVADFVEETIGRLKLQFEEWECGLIDEASNIS; from the coding sequence ATGCCATTGCCTATGGTTCATTTAAATGTGGCTGTTGGTTTTATAGGAAAATTAGGAATAAAAACTGAGAAGGATACATTTTTCCTAGGGAATATTGCTCCAGATTCTATACATATGAGAGATGGTTCCACTAGGGAGGATAAGAACAAAACCCATTTTTCTCCGGGAGTTGATGGGAATTATCTAGCGAGGTTAGGACCACTCTATTCCAGTTATATTAATCAAAGTTCAGATACGAAATGGAGATGGTTTGTACGGGGATATTTTATGCATTTGTTAACTGATTATTACTGGTTTCAAGAACTGCACCCTAAATTTGTTGAGTCTAATGAATTACTGAACCGAACACCTGAAGAGATTAGAACTTTATACTACAAAGAGACAGACCAAATTGACTTTAATCTCTATAAACATAAAATGTGGAGTTCTGAAGTATGGGAGCTATTAGCAGAATCTAGAAGTTTTTCTTTTGGAGAATTATTGACCTCAGAGGAAGTCATTCAGTGGCGGGATAGGACATTTTTATTTTTCAATGACCCCTCCAAAGAACCGGGGATTATACCAGAATATATTACAGATAAAATAGTGGCTGATTTTGTTGAAGAGACCATTGGTCGTTTAAAATTACAATTTGAAGAATGGGAATGTGGGCTTATCGATGAGGCTAGTAACATCAGCTAA
- a CDS encoding HAD-IA family hydrolase produces the protein MKKHIVFDFDGTLVDSAEVIVKVYNELAAKYKLKKLDRKEYQVIMSLPLRKRLKALEASIFRVFVIGKIGHEFKDRYKFYLESVNFFDGIIDVVRELKNKGYILSIITSNSELNINEYLNHQKINLFSHITSSKGLFGKDQAIKNYMREHKISNKELIYIGDEVRDIKACKRNNVEVIAVSWGLYNKEILFSEKPNYLIEDPREIIGIVKK, from the coding sequence GTGAAGAAACATATCGTTTTCGACTTTGATGGAACACTTGTAGATTCCGCTGAAGTGATTGTTAAGGTATATAACGAGTTAGCTGCTAAATACAAACTTAAGAAGCTAGATCGGAAAGAGTACCAAGTTATAATGAGTCTCCCATTGAGAAAAAGACTTAAGGCTCTTGAAGCTTCAATATTCAGGGTCTTTGTGATAGGAAAGATAGGTCACGAGTTTAAAGACAGATACAAATTTTATCTGGAATCGGTTAATTTTTTTGATGGAATAATAGATGTTGTACGTGAATTGAAGAATAAGGGTTACATTCTATCCATTATTACTTCAAACTCAGAATTAAATATCAATGAGTACTTGAACCACCAAAAAATCAACTTATTTAGTCATATAACATCATCAAAGGGGCTATTTGGCAAAGACCAAGCGATTAAGAACTATATGAGGGAGCACAAAATATCTAATAAAGAACTCATTTATATAGGAGATGAGGTAAGGGATATAAAGGCCTGCAAGCGAAATAATGTTGAAGTCATTGCTGTCTCATGGGGTCTTTATAATAAAGAAATACTATTCTCTGAAAAACCAAACTATTTAATAGAAGATCCAAGAGAAATAATAGGCATTGTCAAAAAATAA
- a CDS encoding sugar phosphate isomerase/epimerase family protein, with protein sequence MGKIALQLYSIKELTNVDFFGTLEKVARIGYDGVEFAGYFGTSAKDLRKTLDDLGLQAAGSHIGITELEENLDQTIEYSLEVHSPYIICPGLPEEMRDSADAYKRTAERFNRIGERCKENGIRFGYHNHDIEFQKFEGQYGLDLLMNHTQADHLFVELDTYWVEHAGLHSTDFIHQYKERCKILHIKDMKSEEDKKNIEIGSGIMDFNKITAAAKQYNVDWYTVEQEEYDLPQLESIEMSLQYLRGIL encoded by the coding sequence ATGGGAAAGATTGCATTGCAGCTATATTCAATTAAAGAATTAACGAACGTAGATTTTTTTGGCACACTGGAAAAGGTAGCTAGAATCGGTTACGACGGTGTAGAATTCGCTGGATATTTCGGTACTTCTGCTAAGGATTTGAGAAAAACATTGGATGATTTGGGACTACAGGCTGCTGGCAGTCACATTGGCATTACTGAGCTTGAAGAGAATTTAGATCAAACGATAGAGTATTCGCTTGAGGTTCATAGTCCGTATATCATTTGTCCAGGTCTACCAGAAGAGATGCGTGATAGTGCTGACGCTTATAAGCGGACGGCTGAACGGTTTAATCGCATTGGTGAACGATGCAAAGAGAATGGAATCAGATTTGGTTACCATAATCATGATATTGAATTTCAGAAATTCGAGGGGCAATATGGGCTCGATCTACTGATGAATCATACACAAGCAGATCATTTGTTTGTGGAGTTGGATACTTACTGGGTAGAACATGCGGGTCTTCACTCTACAGACTTTATTCATCAATACAAGGAACGTTGTAAGATCCTGCACATTAAAGATATGAAGAGTGAAGAGGACAAGAAGAATATAGAGATTGGCTCAGGGATTATGGACTTCAATAAGATTACTGCCGCAGCGAAGCAATACAACGTGGATTGGTACACGGTAGAACAAGAAGAGTATGATCTTCCACAGCTTGAGAGTATTGAGATGAGCTTACAATATTTAAGAGGAATTCTATAA
- a CDS encoding helix-turn-helix domain-containing protein has protein sequence MTEAYFESNRSPMGSIHYPYECMVHSSVGSRWVVNAHWHIYIEILYFLSGQAKVYLGGECHLLSKGDLILIHSHETHSIFSMDVEEVSYVVIKFDPEILYSTSRTIFESKYVLPFTMAKSTNQRVFTEQEIIDTPIPSLVTEIYEEFTSRNYGFELAVRTLICRVFLWFLRKSQDQHPNWDIAHSLKEIDFQMLQKVFEYIDDHYMEDINADTAARMCNLSYSYFSRKFKAIMGKTFTNYLNYIRITEAEKLLLTTDSSMTEIALEVGFSNSSYFIQQFKQYKNISPNQFRKKISQENSETAVQYMS, from the coding sequence ATGACGGAAGCCTACTTTGAATCCAACCGATCCCCTATGGGATCAATCCATTATCCTTATGAATGCATGGTTCATTCGAGTGTTGGAAGCCGCTGGGTCGTAAATGCTCATTGGCATATTTATATCGAAATTCTCTATTTCTTATCTGGACAGGCCAAAGTATACCTCGGTGGAGAATGCCATCTCCTCAGCAAGGGGGATCTTATCCTTATTCATTCTCATGAGACGCATTCTATTTTTTCCATGGACGTGGAAGAGGTCTCTTATGTCGTGATCAAGTTTGATCCGGAGATTCTATACTCCACTTCAAGAACCATTTTCGAATCGAAATATGTATTACCCTTCACCATGGCGAAATCAACCAATCAACGGGTTTTCACCGAACAGGAAATTATAGATACTCCCATCCCTTCTTTGGTTACAGAAATTTATGAAGAGTTCACTTCGCGAAACTATGGGTTTGAACTAGCTGTTAGGACGTTAATATGTAGAGTATTTCTGTGGTTTTTAAGGAAGTCGCAGGACCAGCATCCGAATTGGGATATTGCGCATTCACTGAAAGAAATTGATTTTCAAATGTTGCAAAAAGTTTTCGAATATATCGATGATCATTATATGGAAGACATCAATGCTGACACTGCAGCACGTATGTGTAACCTAAGTTACAGTTACTTTTCACGAAAGTTCAAAGCAATTATGGGCAAGACATTTACGAACTACTTGAACTACATTCGGATTACAGAAGCTGAAAAGTTACTGCTAACGACCGACTCAAGTATGACGGAGATTGCTTTGGAAGTCGGATTCTCCAATTCAAGCTATTTCATTCAGCAATTTAAACAATACAAGAATATTTCACCCAATCAATTTCGTAAGAAGATTAGCCAAGAAAACTCAGAAACCGCCGTTCAGTACATGAGTTAG
- a CDS encoding HIT family protein, translating to MECLGCRIANHNEPEVNVVFEDDHITCVLDIAPFNEGHILILPKEHFHDLEELKQDTLTAIMGGAIRMTNIIKKIYKPDGISICQNGGIFNDLTHFHMHVIPRYKGDGFTWSEPLIEHRAETRLKETRSKFNGEIVKLTQRYF from the coding sequence ATGGAATGTCTTGGATGTAGAATTGCAAATCATAATGAACCTGAAGTGAACGTTGTATTCGAAGATGATCATATTACTTGTGTACTTGATATTGCACCATTCAACGAGGGACACATATTGATTTTACCAAAAGAACATTTTCATGATTTAGAGGAGTTGAAGCAGGATACTCTTACTGCAATAATGGGTGGTGCAATTCGTATGACCAATATCATTAAAAAGATATATAAACCAGATGGGATATCAATTTGTCAGAATGGTGGTATTTTTAATGACTTAACCCATTTTCATATGCATGTAATACCTCGGTATAAGGGAGATGGTTTTACATGGTCCGAACCACTGATTGAACATAGAGCAGAAACAAGATTAAAGGAAACCAGAAGTAAATTTAACGGAGAGATTGTTAAGCTAACTCAAAGATATTTCTAG